Proteins from a single region of Bdellovibrio svalbardensis:
- a CDS encoding TatD family hydrolase translates to MVAFGRWIDAHGHLADSRWDGQQDAIIEEARARGIHFFMQGGVGPEDWEKQKALHARYPTHIGMCFGLHPYWVAEHDEDECEDALNLLARMLPEAMGLGEAGLDFRPNIMKDSQERQIGVFEDQLELAHISNRPVVLHIVQAHEQSLMIMDLFGLPQEKGMVHSFNGSAHKAQDFLNRGLFLSIGGPVCRPDNQKLHQAVKEIPLEFLLIESDSPDQAPPLYKGQLNPPESIWEVAKTIGELKSLDPLEILDITTGNFHRLFGIT, encoded by the coding sequence ATGGTAGCATTTGGAAGATGGATCGATGCTCATGGGCACTTGGCTGACAGCCGCTGGGATGGTCAGCAGGACGCTATTATTGAGGAAGCTCGCGCTCGCGGAATTCATTTCTTTATGCAAGGGGGCGTGGGGCCCGAGGATTGGGAAAAACAGAAGGCGCTTCATGCGCGCTATCCCACTCATATCGGTATGTGCTTTGGTCTTCATCCTTACTGGGTTGCCGAGCACGACGAAGACGAGTGTGAAGACGCTTTGAACTTGTTGGCCCGAATGCTCCCTGAGGCCATGGGGCTGGGCGAGGCCGGATTGGATTTTCGCCCGAATATTATGAAGGACTCTCAAGAACGTCAGATCGGCGTTTTTGAGGATCAGCTGGAGTTAGCTCATATCTCCAACCGCCCCGTGGTGCTTCATATTGTGCAGGCTCATGAGCAAAGCCTGATGATCATGGATCTCTTCGGGTTGCCTCAGGAAAAGGGCATGGTTCATTCCTTCAACGGAAGTGCTCATAAAGCGCAGGATTTCCTCAATAGAGGCCTTTTCCTGTCCATCGGAGGCCCGGTATGCCGCCCAGACAATCAAAAGCTGCATCAGGCCGTTAAAGAGATTCCGCTGGAATTCCTGCTGATTGAAAGTGACAGCCCCGATCAGGCGCCGCCGCTTTATAAAGGGCAGTTAAATCCACCAGAAAGCATCTGGGAGGTAGCAAAGACTATAGGGGAGTTAAAATCCCTTGATCCTTTGGAAATATTAGATATCACTACAGGGAATTTCCACCGCCTCTTCGGAATAACGTAG
- a CDS encoding tRNA threonylcarbamoyladenosine dehydratase: MDTNATSLTQEPNLQQPPETEYVLHRRFDRMGRLVGDPAMKKLMSTHVMVIGLGGVGSWAAEALARSGVGQITVIDFDEICITNANRQIHALQGLVGKKKAEVMGERLRKINPQAVVKVIPEFYNAENSEMMLANKPDYIVDAIDNMTAKAHLLATCVAKGIEVVTSAGSAAKMDPLRIQKVDLADTHTCPMAQQLRKILRQKYDFPEKKFGIQCVFSDELVMQPEELFYDKGMGFKCVCPQKNDQHGCDNRNMIYGSASFVTGAFGLAMASHIVNDIYKTIKAANSVEVQS; this comes from the coding sequence ATGGATACAAACGCGACTTCTTTAACTCAAGAACCAAATCTGCAACAGCCGCCAGAGACTGAATATGTATTGCACCGTCGTTTTGATCGCATGGGCCGCCTGGTCGGTGATCCTGCGATGAAAAAGTTGATGAGCACACATGTGATGGTGATTGGTCTTGGTGGTGTGGGTTCTTGGGCCGCAGAAGCTTTGGCGCGTTCTGGTGTTGGACAAATCACCGTCATTGATTTCGATGAAATTTGCATCACCAATGCAAACCGCCAGATCCATGCCTTGCAGGGCTTGGTAGGAAAGAAAAAAGCCGAAGTGATGGGCGAGCGTCTTCGCAAAATCAACCCTCAAGCGGTTGTGAAAGTGATTCCTGAATTCTACAATGCTGAGAATTCTGAAATGATGCTCGCGAATAAACCTGATTATATCGTAGATGCGATCGACAACATGACCGCGAAGGCGCACTTGCTTGCGACTTGCGTGGCTAAAGGAATTGAAGTTGTAACTTCGGCGGGTTCTGCCGCGAAAATGGATCCACTTCGTATTCAAAAAGTCGACTTGGCAGACACGCACACCTGTCCAATGGCACAACAGCTTCGTAAGATCCTTCGTCAGAAGTATGACTTCCCTGAAAAGAAATTTGGCATTCAATGCGTTTTCTCAGACGAGTTGGTGATGCAGCCGGAAGAACTCTTCTATGACAAAGGCATGGGCTTTAAGTGTGTATGCCCGCAAAAGAATGATCAGCACGGCTGTGACAATCGCAATATGATTTATGGCTCTGCGAGTTTCGTGACAGGGGCTTTTGGTCTTGCGATGGCGTCTCATATCGTGAACGATATCTACAAAACAATAAAGGCGGCAAATTCTGTCGAGGTGCAATCATGA
- a CDS encoding class I SAM-dependent methyltransferase, with the protein MLSKIPFQNKLSLGYSLARSVHFTMQQMSLPFFELLVTGKSKDHPSVKHPSIEPKHLKKSFQELYHLLRKDSENIAKGLYPIEVLKPESVTKHAIRYPKILVDGYYISKRRRDHSAKEFNQEAREFLHDVPEYYQRNFHYQSGGYLTKKSADLYEHQVEILFSGAADAMRRLIIPLMKEHYPNQGENLHFLEVGAGTGRLTRFMKLAFPKVRITVLDLSEPYLKKAQENLTEFSRIDFIHGKAEELPFLDAQFDAVYSCFLFHELPLAIRTKVIDESFRTLKEGGVLGFVDSVQKKDAEDLEWALEQFPVDFHEPFYKNYSQNPMEDLITSRGFVGLRKDKGFFAKAILAQKPFSA; encoded by the coding sequence ATGCTGAGCAAAATACCGTTTCAAAATAAGTTAAGTCTTGGTTACTCCCTCGCTCGTTCTGTGCATTTTACGATGCAACAGATGAGTTTGCCATTTTTCGAATTGCTCGTGACGGGGAAAAGCAAAGATCATCCCTCGGTGAAGCATCCGTCAATAGAGCCGAAGCATCTTAAAAAGTCTTTTCAAGAGCTTTATCATCTGCTGAGGAAAGATTCTGAAAATATCGCGAAGGGCCTTTATCCCATAGAGGTTCTCAAGCCGGAATCGGTGACCAAACACGCCATTCGCTATCCGAAGATTTTGGTGGATGGCTATTATATCTCGAAGCGCCGCAGGGACCACAGTGCCAAGGAATTCAATCAAGAAGCGCGCGAGTTCCTGCATGATGTTCCTGAATACTACCAAAGAAATTTCCACTATCAATCTGGCGGCTATCTTACAAAAAAATCTGCGGACTTGTACGAGCATCAGGTTGAGATTCTATTCTCTGGTGCTGCCGATGCCATGAGACGATTGATCATTCCTTTGATGAAAGAGCATTACCCGAATCAGGGTGAAAACCTGCATTTTCTGGAAGTTGGCGCAGGAACCGGGCGTCTGACGAGGTTTATGAAGCTGGCGTTCCCAAAAGTACGCATTACTGTGCTGGATCTCAGTGAGCCCTATTTAAAGAAAGCCCAGGAAAATCTTACGGAATTCAGCCGCATTGATTTTATTCATGGAAAAGCGGAAGAGTTGCCTTTTTTAGATGCGCAGTTTGATGCCGTTTATTCTTGCTTCCTCTTTCATGAGTTGCCTTTGGCAATTCGCACCAAAGTCATTGATGAATCTTTCCGCACTTTGAAAGAGGGCGGGGTTTTAGGGTTTGTCGACTCTGTGCAAAAGAAAGATGCCGAGGATCTTGAGTGGGCCCTGGAACAGTTTCCGGTGGATTTTCACGAACCTTTTTACAAGAACTACAGTCAAAATCCCATGGAAGACCTAATCACTTCCAGGGGATTCGTAGGTCTTCGAAAAGACAAAGGTTTTTTCGCTAAAGCGATCCTTGCACAAAAGCCATTCTCTGCTTGA